From a region of the Triticum aestivum cultivar Chinese Spring chromosome 7D, IWGSC CS RefSeq v2.1, whole genome shotgun sequence genome:
- the LOC123169719 gene encoding uncharacterized protein: MVHLRFTGASDSRSSKSRETIGDVIHGKAITTKLSLPKIRTIIKKLTPRQRDLVRARGFGTMLDINCSQLPRDLGVRLAIWFDCDSRTVNVPNVGSFKINPFTVHQILGIPLGGRLIDKIATSEARRVIAEDTGIHSTGPSISHLMKLLSNDLTDEKFLRIFMLILLSTFLCPTSHSCASPDYFNGIVDTDDIANYDWCSFALDWLVEKIRQFQISLSKPAMKGKEQSISLGGCLMIPLVMFFDYLDLKGTKIRNCIPRLPAWDDKAISAFDNINFAQLKFKDITKTCFMEKPSCIPSSHSLPNGVAQFIDGLIPSDDDFRAKMKEMCSEFYKTSMDACFNALQPVLAKQMCTMVETIQNQVNNRASSSSTPPVNELTCKECNSQKCTMRDGVSATPLQTVIDAEFHNPSVGPALGTVESTGGGDIFHYDPTDEDVVNVLLQLRRHGGSVMGDTPFGALVADQPVVAMSSEQDFGTEDSPSAATEVGHPENNQISSAECSRASKRHKAH, translated from the exons ATGGTGCATCTAAGATTTACTGGTGCGTCCGATAGTCGCTCGAGCAAATCACGAGAGACTATAGGCGATGTGATACATGGCAAG GCCATCACCACGAAGTTATCTCTTCCAAAAATCCGAACTATCATTAAGAAGTTGACTCCTAGACAGAGGGACTTGGTCAGGGCTCGCGGATTTGGAACAATGCTGGATATTAATTGCTCTCAGTTGCCAAGGGATTTGGGAGTTCGCCTAGCGATCTGGTTTGATTGTGACAGTCGAactgtaaatgttccaaatgttggCAGCTTCAAGATAAACCCTTTCACAGTCCACCAGATTCTTGGTATACCGTTGGGTGGTCGGTTAATTGACAAGATAGCAACAAGTGAGGCCAGGAGGGTCATTGCTGAAGACACCGGAATACATTCTACTGGGCCTAGCATTTCACACCTGATGAAGTTATTGTCCAATGACCTCACTGATGAAAAGTTCCTTAGAATCTTCATGCTCATTTTATTGTCAACCTTCCTGTGTCCAACCAGTCACTCCTGTGCGAGCCCAGACTACTTCAATGGCATTGTTGACACTGATGATATCGCCAACTATGACTGGTGCAGCTTTGCATTAGACTGGTTAGTGGAAAAGATCAGACAGTTTCAGATCTCCTTGTCCAAGCCAGCCATGAAAGGTAAAGAGCAGTCTATCTCTCTTGGAGGATGCTTGATGATTCCTTTG GTAATGTTCTTTGATTATCTCGATCTAAAAGGAACAAAGATTCGCAACTGCATCCCACGGTTACCTGCTTGGGATGATAAAGCCATCAGCGCGTTTGACAATATAAATTTTGCACAACTAAAG TTCAAAGACATAACTAAAACATGTTTCATGGAAAAGCCATCATGTATTCCATCGTCTCATTCTTTGCCAAATGGAGTTGCTCAGTTCATCGACGGACTTATCCCATCTGATGATGAT TTCAGGGCAAAGATGAAGGAGATGTGCTCCGAATTTTACAAGACGTCAATGGATGCATGCTTTAATGCACTACAGCCAGTCCTTGCAAAGCAGATGTGCACAATGGTTGAAACTATTCAGAACCAGGTCAATAACAgagcttcatcatcttcaacacCACCAGTCAATGAACTGACCTGCAAGGAATGTAACTCACAGAAATGCACAATGCGGGATGGTGTATCcgccacaccgctccaaacagttATAGATGCAGAGTTTCACAATCCTTCAGTGGGTCCAGCACTGGGTACGGTAGAGAGCACTGGTGGTGGTGATATATTTCATTACGACCCAACTGATGAAGATGTGGTTAATGTCCTGCTGCAATTACGCCGCCATGGAGGGTCTGTTATGGGGGATACACCTTTTGGTGCCCTCGTTGCTGACCAACCTGTTGTTGCCATGTCAAGTGAGCAAGATTTTGGTACGGAGGATTCGCCGTCAGCTGCTACTGAAGTTGGGCACCCAGAAAACAATCAAATTTCTTCCGCTGAATGCTCCAGGGCCTCCAAGAGGCACAAGGCACATTGA